A genomic region of Zea mays cultivar B73 chromosome 6, Zm-B73-REFERENCE-NAM-5.0, whole genome shotgun sequence contains the following coding sequences:
- the LOC103630424 gene encoding uncharacterized protein At5g49945-like precursor (The RefSeq protein has 1 substitution compared to this genomic sequence), which produces MAAPSWIRLRQARATLLILLLLALNISLSSAANFEGFDSDDLPSAAGGLDADDDEEGLDGVDLPPPPPISLSTSAPSPPVTTTSAPNPNPATRTPRDPTPALDLWDEDEFEGIPVPEAIPSDDSAAPAEAGQSDPSAEAPAEAIPAAKRSPAELLRAFSVEIACVSFLICFVLNYFTGKRQNENIALAWATKFATRDSIFDKNFSLLGTGDGKDTPLLLKEGQDVFKFYASGRRFCQGMLATMEMRARHDLLSRFVELVFPGKDTITFEVVMNEEAMDHVVLAVARKKAAKTLQKEERDLQRFANVLTSAPAGRKWVSDELAVVAESKEVAGDMITEAVLDQVLGEKAFEKFGKWFISLRFSDQLAGSYKKVLAFKFVLPDASNMSEMTRLVALVPYYIDLVGRYKLSSHARSKTDGARTKAAQEAFRELQSARQEALQRKKAEKKKLIEEADAKLSAESLRKKEEKERARQMKKSGPKVKMLRS; this is translated from the exons ATGGCAGCGCCGAGCTGGATCCGGCTCCGGCAGGCGCGTGcaaccctcctcatcctgctgcTCCTCGCCCTCAACATCTCCCTTTCCTCCGCCGCCAACTTCGAGGGCTTCGACTCCGACGACCTTCCCTCCGCGGCCGGTGGCCTCGATGCTGACGATGACGAGGAAGGTCTCGACGGCGTCGACCTCCCGCCCCCTCCGCCCATCTCCCTCTCCACCTCTGCGCCATCACCTCCCGTCACGACGACATCCGCGCCGAACCCTAACCCCGCTACGCGTACGCCTCGGGACCCCACCCCGGCGCTCGACCTCTGGGACGAGGACGAGTTCGAGGGCATCCCCGTGCCGGAAGCGATCCCCTCCGACGACTCCGCCGCGCCGGCCGAGGCCGGCCAGTCAGATCCCTCCGCCGAGGCTCCTGCCGAGGCAATTCCGGCCGCGAAGAGGAGCCCAGCTGAGCTCCTCCGCGCGTTCTCCGTCGAGATCGCGTGTGTCAGCTTCCTGATCTGCTTCGTGCTCAACTACTTTACGGGGAAGCGGCAAAACGAGAACATCGCGCTGGCCTGGGCCACCAAGTTCGCCACGAGGGACTCCATCTTCGACAAGAACTTCAGCCTTCTTGGCACAGGCGACGGCAAGGACACGCCACTCCTGCTCAAGGAAGGGCAGGACGTGTTCAAATTCTACGCCAGTGGGAGACGCTTCTGCCAGGGCATGCTCGCCACCATGGAGATGCGGGCGCGGCACGACCTGCTGTCAAGGTTCGTCGAGCTGGTCTTCCCTGGGAAGGACACCATTACGTTCGAGGTGGTAATGAACGAAGAGGCCATGGACCATGTGGTTCTGGCCGTGGCCCGGAAGAAGGCAGCCAAGACGCTGCAGAAAGAGGAAAGGGATCTGCAGAGGTTTGCCAACGTTATCACTTCGGCGCCTGCTGGGAGGAAGTGGGTGTCAGATGAGCTTGCTGTGGTGGCTGAGTCGAAGGAGGTTGCTGGGGATATGATCACTGAGGCTGTGCTTGATCAG GTTCTTGGTGAGAAGGCATTTGAGAAATTTGGGAAGTGGTTCATCTCGCTTCGTTTTTCAGACCAGTTGGCAGGTTCTTACAAGAAGGTCCTTGCATTCAAGTTTGTATTGCCAGATGCAAGCAACATGTCAGAGATGACAAGATTGGTTGCTCTTGTGCCATACTACATTGATTTGGTTGGCCGTTATAAGCTCAGCTCTCAT GCTCGCTCTAAAACTGATGGAGCTAGAACAAAGGCTGCTCAGGAGGCTTTCAGGGAACTACAGAGTGCCCGGCAGGAGGCCCTGCAAAGGAAAAAGGCTGAAAAGAAGAAACTCATCGAGGAGGCAGATGCCAAACTAAGCGCTGAGTCACTCAGGAAGAAAGAAGAAAAGGAAAGGGCTCGGCAAATGAAGAAGTCTGGACCCAAAGTGAAGATGCTCCGCTCTTAA
- the LOC100274722 gene encoding uncharacterized protein LOC100274722, with product MSLACLVCHGMSSPSHSLRSYSVSSSEEESRCGAVVACLARRVTPAGTSTSVGTSKVTPFPPVVSDQVGTEGAPRLQRSRAVSRDLVRDWNFDEVIVAN from the coding sequence ATGAGTCTCGCTTGTCTTGTATGCCATGGCATGAGCAGCCCCTCGCACTCTCTTAGAAGCTACTCGGTGTCAAGCTCAGAGGAGGAAAGCCGGTGTGGAGCTGTTGTTGCCTGCTTAGCTCGAAGAGTAACACCAGCTGGAACCTCTACTAGCGTTGGGACATCGAAAGTGACCCCCTTTCCACCCGTGGTGAGTGATCAAGTTGGTACAGAGGGCGCTCCTCGACTTCAACGCAGCCGTGCTGTGTCCAGGGACCTTGTTAGAGACTGGAACTTCGACGAAGTAATCGTCGCAAATTAG
- the LOC100274722 gene encoding uncharacterized protein isoform X1, with amino-acid sequence MANLSSSILLLLSFTLWLPDLFSLSLVSHISSPSPSSRPDLDGVPPSPTLFFSRPRHPFLRCSHCKPRATHTAVVHVDQIVHSIAFSSARVCSLPARSSQRRSVQATLQIVTAMNDCDNHHFRHNSADALGCWALMILCRLCSM; translated from the exons ATGGCTAATTTGTCTTCTTccattcttcttctcctttccttcACTCTCTGGCTTCCcgatctcttctctctctctctcgtctcTCACATCTCCAGCCCTTCGCCCTCTTCTCGGCCCGACCTCGACGGTGTTCCACCATCTCCTACCCTCTTCTTTTCCCGCCCGCGCCATCCCTTTCTCCGCTGTAGCCACTGCAAGCCCCGCGCGACGCACACGGCAGTGGTCCACGTCGACCAAATCGTCCACAGCATCGCGTTCTCCTCGGCGAGGGTCTGTAGCCTGCCGGCGAGGAGCTCGCAGCGAAGATCCGTGCAAGCCACCCTCCAGATCGTCACAG CTATGAATGACTGCGACAACCACCATTTTCGCCACAATTCAGCGGATGCATTGGGTTGTTGGGCATTGATGATTCTATGCAGGCTATGCAGCATG TAG